The Pelodiscus sinensis isolate JC-2024 chromosome 13, ASM4963464v1, whole genome shotgun sequence genome includes a region encoding these proteins:
- the KLHL13 gene encoding kelch-like protein 13 isoform X4: MMWRETLSLVEEEDPHMKVSLGSSDMGVSAHLQSSKTGTTRFFTSNTHSSVVLQGFDQLRIEGLLCDVTLVPGDGDEVFPVHRAMMASASDYFKAMFTGGMKEQDLMCIKLHGVNKIGLKKIIDFIYTAKLSLNMDNLQDTLEAASFLQILPVLDFCKVFLISGVSLENCVEVGRIANTYNLTEVDKYVNNFILKNFPALLSTGEFVKLPFERLAFVLSSNSLKNCTELELFKAACRWLRYEEPRMEYAAKLMKNIRFPLMTPQDLINYVQTVDFMRTDNTCVNLLLEASNYQMMPYMQPVMQSERTAIRSDNTHLVTLGGVLRQQLVVSKELRMYDEKAHEWKSLAPMDAPRYQHGIAVIGNFLYVVGGQSNYDTKGKTAVDTVFRFDPRYNKWMQVASLNEKRTFFHLSALKGHLYAVGGRNAAGELATVECYNPRMNEWSYVAKMNEPHYGHAGTVYGGLMYISGGITHDTFQKELMCFDPDTDKWTQKAPMTTVRGLHCMCTVGDKLYVIGGNHFRGTSDYDDVLSCEYYSPTLDQWTPIAAMLRGQSDVGVAVFENKIYVVGGYSWNNRCMVEIVQKYDPEKDEWHKVFDLPESLGGIRACTLTVFPPEDNTGSPSRESPLSAP, from the exons GGATTTGACCAACTGCGAATAGAAGGTTTACTTTGTGATGTGACGCTAGTACCAGGTGATGGTGATGAAGTATTTCCTGTTCACAGAGCTATGATGGCATCAGCTAGTGATTACTTCAAGGCAATGTTCACAG GTGGAATGAAGGAACAAGATTTAATGTGCATTAAGCTTCATGGTGTGAACAAAATAGGTCTAAAGAAGATTATTGATTTCATTTATACTGCAAAACTTTCTCTTAACATGGACAACCTTCAAGACACTCTAGAAGCTGCCAGCTTTTTGCAGATTTTACCAGTTTTGGACTTCTGTAAAGTGTTTCTGATATCTGGG GTTTCGTTAGAAAATTGTGTTGAGGTTGGGCGGATTGCCAATACGTACAATCTTACAGAAGTGGATAAATATGTTAATAATTTCATCCTGAAGAACTTCCCCGCATTATTAAGCACCGGTGAGTTTGTGAAACTCCCCTTTGAACGTCTTGCCTTTGTGCTTTCAAGCAATAGCCTTAAAAACTGCACTGAGCTCGAACTCTTCAAGGCTGCTTGTCGCTGGCTACGGTATGAGGAGCCTCGAATGGAATATGCTGCAAAACTCATGAAGAATATCAGATTTCCTCTGATGACACCACAGGATCTTATTAATTATGTACAAACAGTGGATTTCATGAGAACTGACAACACGTGTGTGAATTTGCTTTTGGAAGCCAGCAACTACCAAATGATGCCGTACATGCAGCCAGTCATGCAGTCAGAAAGAACTGCCATTCGATCAGATAATACTCATTTAGTAACATTGGGGGGAGTGTTAAGGCAGCAACTGGTTGTCAGCAAAGAATTACGGATGTATGATGAAAAGGCACACGAATGGAAATCATTAGCTCCCATGGATGCACCAAGATACCAGCATGGCATTGCTGTGATTGGAAACTTTCTTTACGTAGTTGGCGGGCAGAGCAATTATGATACAAAAGGAAAAACAGCGGTTGACACAGTCTTCAGATTTGATCCCCGCTATAATAAGTGGATGCAAGTTGCATCTTTAAATGAGAAGCGAACCTTCTTCCACCTAAGTGCTCTCAAAGGACATTTATATGCAGTTGGAGGCCGAAATGCAGCGGGTGAACTAG cCACAGTGGAATGTTACAACCCAAGAATGAATGAATGGAGTTATGTTGCAAAAATGAACGAACCCCACTATGGTCATGCTGGAACGGTGTATGGGGGATTAATGTATATTTCAG GTGGGATTACCCATGATACTTTCCAAAAAGAACTGATGTGCTTTGACCCCGACACGGACAAGTGGACTCAGAAGGCTCCGATGACGACAGTCAGAGGGCTGCACTGCATGTGTACTGTTGGAGACAAGCTTTATGTTATTGGTGGAAATCACTTCAGAGGCACGAGCGATTATGATGACGTTCTAAGCTGTGAATATTATTCGCCCACCCTAGACCAGTGGACTCCAATTGCTGCTATGTTGCGTGGGCAAAGTGATGTCGGGGTTGCTGTCTTCGAAAATAAAATCTATGTTGTTGGAGGGTACTCTTGGAATAATCGTTGTATGGTGGAAATAGTCCAGAAATATGACCCGGAAAAGGATGAGTGGCACAAGGTCTTTGACCTCCCAGAATCCCTTGGTGGCATCCGAGCCTGCACTCTTACAGTTTTCCCACCAGAAGATAACACAGGGTCACCTTCTAGAGAGTCACCTCTTTcagcaccttaa
- the KLHL13 gene encoding kelch-like protein 13 isoform X3, whose amino-acid sequence MDHSVLRGEMSAVLHDRSLVEEEDPHMKVSLGSSDMGVSAHLQSSKTGTTRFFTSNTHSSVVLQGFDQLRIEGLLCDVTLVPGDGDEVFPVHRAMMASASDYFKAMFTGGMKEQDLMCIKLHGVNKIGLKKIIDFIYTAKLSLNMDNLQDTLEAASFLQILPVLDFCKVFLISGVSLENCVEVGRIANTYNLTEVDKYVNNFILKNFPALLSTGEFVKLPFERLAFVLSSNSLKNCTELELFKAACRWLRYEEPRMEYAAKLMKNIRFPLMTPQDLINYVQTVDFMRTDNTCVNLLLEASNYQMMPYMQPVMQSERTAIRSDNTHLVTLGGVLRQQLVVSKELRMYDEKAHEWKSLAPMDAPRYQHGIAVIGNFLYVVGGQSNYDTKGKTAVDTVFRFDPRYNKWMQVASLNEKRTFFHLSALKGHLYAVGGRNAAGELATVECYNPRMNEWSYVAKMNEPHYGHAGTVYGGLMYISGGITHDTFQKELMCFDPDTDKWTQKAPMTTVRGLHCMCTVGDKLYVIGGNHFRGTSDYDDVLSCEYYSPTLDQWTPIAAMLRGQSDVGVAVFENKIYVVGGYSWNNRCMVEIVQKYDPEKDEWHKVFDLPESLGGIRACTLTVFPPEDNTGSPSRESPLSAP is encoded by the exons GGATTTGACCAACTGCGAATAGAAGGTTTACTTTGTGATGTGACGCTAGTACCAGGTGATGGTGATGAAGTATTTCCTGTTCACAGAGCTATGATGGCATCAGCTAGTGATTACTTCAAGGCAATGTTCACAG GTGGAATGAAGGAACAAGATTTAATGTGCATTAAGCTTCATGGTGTGAACAAAATAGGTCTAAAGAAGATTATTGATTTCATTTATACTGCAAAACTTTCTCTTAACATGGACAACCTTCAAGACACTCTAGAAGCTGCCAGCTTTTTGCAGATTTTACCAGTTTTGGACTTCTGTAAAGTGTTTCTGATATCTGGG GTTTCGTTAGAAAATTGTGTTGAGGTTGGGCGGATTGCCAATACGTACAATCTTACAGAAGTGGATAAATATGTTAATAATTTCATCCTGAAGAACTTCCCCGCATTATTAAGCACCGGTGAGTTTGTGAAACTCCCCTTTGAACGTCTTGCCTTTGTGCTTTCAAGCAATAGCCTTAAAAACTGCACTGAGCTCGAACTCTTCAAGGCTGCTTGTCGCTGGCTACGGTATGAGGAGCCTCGAATGGAATATGCTGCAAAACTCATGAAGAATATCAGATTTCCTCTGATGACACCACAGGATCTTATTAATTATGTACAAACAGTGGATTTCATGAGAACTGACAACACGTGTGTGAATTTGCTTTTGGAAGCCAGCAACTACCAAATGATGCCGTACATGCAGCCAGTCATGCAGTCAGAAAGAACTGCCATTCGATCAGATAATACTCATTTAGTAACATTGGGGGGAGTGTTAAGGCAGCAACTGGTTGTCAGCAAAGAATTACGGATGTATGATGAAAAGGCACACGAATGGAAATCATTAGCTCCCATGGATGCACCAAGATACCAGCATGGCATTGCTGTGATTGGAAACTTTCTTTACGTAGTTGGCGGGCAGAGCAATTATGATACAAAAGGAAAAACAGCGGTTGACACAGTCTTCAGATTTGATCCCCGCTATAATAAGTGGATGCAAGTTGCATCTTTAAATGAGAAGCGAACCTTCTTCCACCTAAGTGCTCTCAAAGGACATTTATATGCAGTTGGAGGCCGAAATGCAGCGGGTGAACTAG cCACAGTGGAATGTTACAACCCAAGAATGAATGAATGGAGTTATGTTGCAAAAATGAACGAACCCCACTATGGTCATGCTGGAACGGTGTATGGGGGATTAATGTATATTTCAG GTGGGATTACCCATGATACTTTCCAAAAAGAACTGATGTGCTTTGACCCCGACACGGACAAGTGGACTCAGAAGGCTCCGATGACGACAGTCAGAGGGCTGCACTGCATGTGTACTGTTGGAGACAAGCTTTATGTTATTGGTGGAAATCACTTCAGAGGCACGAGCGATTATGATGACGTTCTAAGCTGTGAATATTATTCGCCCACCCTAGACCAGTGGACTCCAATTGCTGCTATGTTGCGTGGGCAAAGTGATGTCGGGGTTGCTGTCTTCGAAAATAAAATCTATGTTGTTGGAGGGTACTCTTGGAATAATCGTTGTATGGTGGAAATAGTCCAGAAATATGACCCGGAAAAGGATGAGTGGCACAAGGTCTTTGACCTCCCAGAATCCCTTGGTGGCATCCGAGCCTGCACTCTTACAGTTTTCCCACCAGAAGATAACACAGGGTCACCTTCTAGAGAGTCACCTCTTTcagcaccttaa
- the KLHL13 gene encoding kelch-like protein 13 isoform X5, producing the protein MKVSLGSSDMGVSAHLQSSKTGTTRFFTSNTHSSVVLQGFDQLRIEGLLCDVTLVPGDGDEVFPVHRAMMASASDYFKAMFTGGMKEQDLMCIKLHGVNKIGLKKIIDFIYTAKLSLNMDNLQDTLEAASFLQILPVLDFCKVFLISGVSLENCVEVGRIANTYNLTEVDKYVNNFILKNFPALLSTGEFVKLPFERLAFVLSSNSLKNCTELELFKAACRWLRYEEPRMEYAAKLMKNIRFPLMTPQDLINYVQTVDFMRTDNTCVNLLLEASNYQMMPYMQPVMQSERTAIRSDNTHLVTLGGVLRQQLVVSKELRMYDEKAHEWKSLAPMDAPRYQHGIAVIGNFLYVVGGQSNYDTKGKTAVDTVFRFDPRYNKWMQVASLNEKRTFFHLSALKGHLYAVGGRNAAGELATVECYNPRMNEWSYVAKMNEPHYGHAGTVYGGLMYISGGITHDTFQKELMCFDPDTDKWTQKAPMTTVRGLHCMCTVGDKLYVIGGNHFRGTSDYDDVLSCEYYSPTLDQWTPIAAMLRGQSDVGVAVFENKIYVVGGYSWNNRCMVEIVQKYDPEKDEWHKVFDLPESLGGIRACTLTVFPPEDNTGSPSRESPLSAP; encoded by the exons GGATTTGACCAACTGCGAATAGAAGGTTTACTTTGTGATGTGACGCTAGTACCAGGTGATGGTGATGAAGTATTTCCTGTTCACAGAGCTATGATGGCATCAGCTAGTGATTACTTCAAGGCAATGTTCACAG GTGGAATGAAGGAACAAGATTTAATGTGCATTAAGCTTCATGGTGTGAACAAAATAGGTCTAAAGAAGATTATTGATTTCATTTATACTGCAAAACTTTCTCTTAACATGGACAACCTTCAAGACACTCTAGAAGCTGCCAGCTTTTTGCAGATTTTACCAGTTTTGGACTTCTGTAAAGTGTTTCTGATATCTGGG GTTTCGTTAGAAAATTGTGTTGAGGTTGGGCGGATTGCCAATACGTACAATCTTACAGAAGTGGATAAATATGTTAATAATTTCATCCTGAAGAACTTCCCCGCATTATTAAGCACCGGTGAGTTTGTGAAACTCCCCTTTGAACGTCTTGCCTTTGTGCTTTCAAGCAATAGCCTTAAAAACTGCACTGAGCTCGAACTCTTCAAGGCTGCTTGTCGCTGGCTACGGTATGAGGAGCCTCGAATGGAATATGCTGCAAAACTCATGAAGAATATCAGATTTCCTCTGATGACACCACAGGATCTTATTAATTATGTACAAACAGTGGATTTCATGAGAACTGACAACACGTGTGTGAATTTGCTTTTGGAAGCCAGCAACTACCAAATGATGCCGTACATGCAGCCAGTCATGCAGTCAGAAAGAACTGCCATTCGATCAGATAATACTCATTTAGTAACATTGGGGGGAGTGTTAAGGCAGCAACTGGTTGTCAGCAAAGAATTACGGATGTATGATGAAAAGGCACACGAATGGAAATCATTAGCTCCCATGGATGCACCAAGATACCAGCATGGCATTGCTGTGATTGGAAACTTTCTTTACGTAGTTGGCGGGCAGAGCAATTATGATACAAAAGGAAAAACAGCGGTTGACACAGTCTTCAGATTTGATCCCCGCTATAATAAGTGGATGCAAGTTGCATCTTTAAATGAGAAGCGAACCTTCTTCCACCTAAGTGCTCTCAAAGGACATTTATATGCAGTTGGAGGCCGAAATGCAGCGGGTGAACTAG cCACAGTGGAATGTTACAACCCAAGAATGAATGAATGGAGTTATGTTGCAAAAATGAACGAACCCCACTATGGTCATGCTGGAACGGTGTATGGGGGATTAATGTATATTTCAG GTGGGATTACCCATGATACTTTCCAAAAAGAACTGATGTGCTTTGACCCCGACACGGACAAGTGGACTCAGAAGGCTCCGATGACGACAGTCAGAGGGCTGCACTGCATGTGTACTGTTGGAGACAAGCTTTATGTTATTGGTGGAAATCACTTCAGAGGCACGAGCGATTATGATGACGTTCTAAGCTGTGAATATTATTCGCCCACCCTAGACCAGTGGACTCCAATTGCTGCTATGTTGCGTGGGCAAAGTGATGTCGGGGTTGCTGTCTTCGAAAATAAAATCTATGTTGTTGGAGGGTACTCTTGGAATAATCGTTGTATGGTGGAAATAGTCCAGAAATATGACCCGGAAAAGGATGAGTGGCACAAGGTCTTTGACCTCCCAGAATCCCTTGGTGGCATCCGAGCCTGCACTCTTACAGTTTTCCCACCAGAAGATAACACAGGGTCACCTTCTAGAGAGTCACCTCTTTcagcaccttaa